One genomic region from Stackebrandtia nassauensis DSM 44728 encodes:
- the erpA gene encoding iron-sulfur cluster insertion protein ErpA, translating to MTETQTETDAPTGVALTDEAAAKVKALLEQEGRDDLRLRVAVQPGGCSGLRYQLFFDERSLDGDVVNTYDGFELVVDRMSVPYLAGASIDFVDKIDAQGFQIDNPNAGGSCACGDSFH from the coding sequence GTGACCGAAACGCAGACCGAAACCGATGCCCCCACGGGCGTGGCGCTGACCGATGAGGCCGCCGCCAAGGTGAAGGCGCTGCTGGAACAGGAAGGCCGCGACGACCTGCGGCTGCGCGTGGCGGTTCAGCCGGGCGGTTGTTCTGGCTTGCGCTACCAGCTGTTCTTCGACGAGCGCTCCCTGGACGGCGACGTGGTCAACACCTACGACGGCTTCGAGCTCGTCGTGGACCGCATGAGCGTGCCGTATCTCGCCGGCGCCAGCATCGACTTCGTCGACAAGATCGACGCCCAGGGGTTCCAGATCGACAACCCGAACGCGGGCGGCTCGTGCGCCTGTGGTGATTCGTTCCACTAG
- a CDS encoding peptide ABC transporter substrate-binding protein — protein sequence MRAKPLIALAAAAVLTASLAACGGGGGESASGDMKFGLGAEPPSLIPPNTTESEGSIILSLTYAGLFDYNEKAEAENLLAKSIETKDNKTWTIEIEDGHKFHNGEPVDAEAFKRAWDWGAYAPNAATGSYFFDRIKGFADMQGKKPKAKELAGLKADGQTLTIELDKPWAGFSTMLGYTAFLPMAEECVKDTKACNDKPIGNGPMKFDGKWKHKESISLVKNDKYKGPNKVKYDKADFTIYDGDANCWADFESEDIDICSPPVEKWEGAKNDPDLKERLISEPSTSLTYLGMPVYDKAFQDKKLRQAFSLAIDREKVIDIATPGRAVPATEFAPPSLPGGVEGACEFCKFDAKEAKKLFEESSWPKGKKMEIWYNADPTNKAIFEAVGNQLKKNLGVEFELVVKDWDPFLAATDKHKAKGPFRMGWLPDYPLNENYLKPIYGNGAANNRFGYEGKDFNKKLAEADAAKTLEEGMEIYAEAEKILAEEMIGIPLSWAKSSSFYSENIDPKSVKYFPVGQIQYDKLAPA from the coding sequence ATGCGCGCAAAACCCCTTATAGCGCTCGCAGCTGCCGCGGTGCTTACCGCGTCCCTCGCCGCCTGTGGCGGCGGTGGCGGCGAAAGCGCCAGCGGCGACATGAAGTTCGGACTCGGCGCTGAGCCGCCGAGCCTGATTCCGCCGAACACCACCGAGTCCGAGGGTTCGATCATCCTCAGCCTGACGTACGCGGGGCTGTTCGACTACAACGAGAAGGCCGAAGCCGAGAACCTGCTGGCCAAGTCGATCGAAACCAAGGACAACAAGACCTGGACGATCGAGATCGAGGACGGCCACAAGTTCCACAACGGCGAGCCCGTTGACGCGGAAGCGTTCAAGCGCGCCTGGGACTGGGGCGCCTACGCCCCCAACGCCGCCACCGGCAGCTACTTCTTCGACCGCATCAAGGGCTTCGCCGACATGCAGGGCAAGAAGCCCAAGGCCAAGGAGCTCGCGGGCCTCAAGGCCGACGGCCAGACCCTGACCATCGAGCTGGACAAGCCGTGGGCCGGTTTCTCCACCATGCTGGGCTACACCGCCTTCCTGCCGATGGCCGAGGAGTGTGTCAAGGACACCAAGGCCTGCAACGACAAGCCCATCGGCAACGGCCCGATGAAGTTCGATGGCAAGTGGAAGCACAAGGAATCCATCTCGCTGGTCAAGAACGACAAGTACAAGGGCCCGAACAAGGTCAAGTACGACAAGGCCGACTTCACCATCTACGACGGTGACGCGAACTGCTGGGCCGACTTCGAGTCCGAGGACATCGACATCTGCTCCCCGCCGGTCGAGAAGTGGGAAGGTGCCAAGAACGACCCGGACCTGAAGGAACGCCTGATCTCCGAGCCGAGCACCTCGCTCACTTACCTGGGTATGCCGGTCTACGACAAGGCCTTCCAGGACAAGAAGCTCCGTCAGGCCTTCAGCCTGGCGATCGACCGCGAGAAGGTCATCGACATCGCCACCCCCGGCCGCGCGGTTCCGGCGACCGAGTTCGCTCCGCCGTCGCTGCCCGGTGGCGTCGAAGGCGCCTGCGAGTTCTGCAAGTTTGACGCCAAGGAAGCCAAGAAGCTCTTCGAGGAGTCGAGCTGGCCCAAGGGCAAGAAGATGGAGATCTGGTACAACGCCGACCCGACCAACAAGGCGATCTTCGAGGCCGTCGGTAACCAGCTGAAGAAGAACCTGGGCGTGGAGTTCGAGCTCGTCGTGAAGGACTGGGACCCGTTCCTGGCTGCCACCGACAAGCACAAGGCCAAGGGTCCGTTCCGTATGGGCTGGCTGCCGGACTACCCGCTCAACGAGAACTACCTGAAGCCGATCTACGGCAACGGCGCGGCGAACAACCGCTTCGGTTACGAAGGCAAGGACTTCAACAAGAAGCTCGCCGAAGCCGACGCCGCCAAGACCCTCGAAGAGGGTATGGAGATCTACGCCGAAGCCGAGAAGATCCTGGCCGAGGAAATGATCGGTATCCCGCTCTCCTGGGCGAAGTCGAGCAGCTTCTACAGCGAGAACATCGACCCGAAGAGCGTGAAGTACTTCCCGGTTGGCCAGATCCAGTACGACAAGCTGGCTCCCGCCTAA
- a CDS encoding glycerate kinase, whose translation MRVLICPDKFAGTLSAPEAAAAVAEGWHEVNPDDQLDVLPLSDGGPGMLDALAAALDGRRESFDIVDPLGRKVSGDILLVGDTAYIESAEACGLHLLDPEERDPLRATSFGLGQLMTAAVEAGARTLVIGLGGSATNDAGAGMLTALGLTPLDSLNRALPYGGGVLADCVTLDGAARLRGATIVAATDVDNPLCGINGASAIFGPQKGASDNDVQILDHALSTFGHVLSGIPGSPPNVADLPGAGAAGGLGAALFALGGSRASGADLIGRAVGLREALDSCDLVITGEGSFDHQSLRGKLVSGIAEAATERGLPCVVVAGRVTVGRREALTAGITRTMSLTEHFGSSEEAMAKPAEGLTALGAKLAQKWRPR comes from the coding sequence GTGCGCGTGTTGATCTGCCCCGACAAGTTCGCCGGTACCCTCTCGGCCCCCGAAGCCGCCGCCGCCGTGGCCGAGGGCTGGCACGAGGTGAACCCCGACGACCAGCTCGACGTGCTGCCGCTGTCCGACGGCGGCCCCGGCATGCTCGACGCGCTGGCCGCCGCCCTCGACGGCCGCCGCGAGAGCTTCGACATCGTCGATCCGCTGGGCCGCAAGGTCAGCGGCGACATCCTGCTGGTCGGCGACACCGCCTACATCGAAAGCGCCGAGGCCTGCGGCCTGCACCTGCTCGACCCCGAAGAACGCGACCCGCTGCGCGCCACCTCCTTCGGCCTGGGCCAGCTCATGACCGCCGCCGTCGAGGCCGGGGCCCGCACCCTCGTCATCGGCCTGGGCGGCTCGGCCACCAACGACGCCGGGGCCGGAATGCTCACCGCGCTGGGCCTGACCCCACTCGACTCGCTGAACCGGGCCCTGCCCTACGGCGGCGGCGTCCTGGCCGACTGCGTCACACTCGACGGCGCCGCCCGGCTGCGCGGCGCGACCATCGTCGCGGCCACCGACGTCGACAACCCGCTGTGCGGCATCAACGGCGCCTCGGCGATCTTCGGCCCGCAGAAGGGCGCCAGCGACAACGACGTCCAGATCCTGGACCATGCCCTGTCCACATTCGGACACGTACTTTCCGGCATCCCCGGCAGCCCGCCCAACGTCGCCGACCTGCCCGGCGCCGGTGCCGCGGGTGGTCTGGGCGCGGCCCTGTTCGCGCTGGGCGGCAGCCGCGCCTCCGGCGCCGACCTCATCGGCCGCGCCGTCGGCCTGCGCGAAGCCCTCGACTCCTGCGACCTGGTCATCACCGGCGAAGGCTCCTTCGACCACCAGTCGCTGCGCGGCAAGCTGGTGTCGGGCATCGCCGAGGCCGCCACCGAACGCGGCCTGCCCTGCGTCGTGGTCGCCGGACGCGTCACCGTCGGCCGCCGCGAAGCCCTCACCGCGGGCATCACCCGCACCATGTCGCTGACCGAGCATTTCGGCTCGTCGGAGGAGGCCATGGCCAAGCCCGCCGAGGGCCTGACGGCCCTGGGCGCCAAACTCGCGCAAAAGTGGCGGCCTCGGTAG
- a CDS encoding carbohydrate kinase family protein gives MKIAVTGSIASDHLMHFPGRFADQFIEEKLDKVSLSFLVDDLVVRRGGIAPNICFGMAQLGLTPLLVGAVGKDFFDDYEGWLTGHGVDCESVYVSKTAHTARFVCTTDEDMCQIGSFYAGAMAESDQIDLNPVNARVGGLDLVLISASDPDAMVRHSKECRELGIPFAADPSQQLARMDGAKAKQLIEGAKFLLTNEYENELLQTKTGMSEAEILDHVQVRVTTLGKDGVEITGRGLDRIHVPIAREVTAFDPTGVGDGFRAGFFASLSWGLGVKRAAEVGSLLAALVLETAGGQEYSVETSTFLRRLGESYGPACEAEVAPHLQQN, from the coding sequence ATGAAGATCGCCGTGACCGGTTCGATCGCCAGCGACCACCTCATGCACTTCCCCGGCAGGTTCGCCGACCAGTTCATCGAAGAGAAACTCGACAAGGTGTCACTGTCGTTTCTCGTCGACGACCTCGTCGTCCGTCGCGGCGGAATCGCCCCGAACATCTGCTTCGGCATGGCCCAGCTGGGGCTCACCCCACTGCTCGTCGGCGCCGTGGGCAAGGACTTCTTCGACGACTACGAGGGCTGGCTGACCGGACACGGGGTCGACTGCGAGTCGGTGTACGTCTCCAAAACCGCCCACACGGCCCGCTTCGTGTGCACCACCGACGAGGACATGTGCCAGATCGGCTCCTTCTACGCGGGCGCCATGGCCGAATCCGACCAGATCGACCTGAACCCGGTCAACGCCCGCGTCGGCGGCCTCGACCTCGTCCTCATCAGCGCCAGCGACCCCGACGCGATGGTCCGGCACTCCAAGGAATGCCGTGAACTGGGCATCCCCTTCGCCGCCGACCCCTCCCAGCAACTCGCCCGCATGGACGGCGCCAAGGCCAAACAGCTCATCGAGGGCGCCAAGTTCCTGCTCACCAACGAATACGAGAACGAACTGCTCCAGACCAAGACCGGCATGTCGGAGGCCGAGATCCTCGACCACGTCCAGGTCCGCGTCACCACCCTGGGCAAGGACGGCGTCGAGATCACCGGCCGCGGCCTCGACCGCATCCACGTCCCCATCGCCCGCGAGGTCACCGCCTTCGACCCCACCGGCGTCGGCGACGGCTTCCGCGCCGGTTTCTTCGCCAGCCTCTCGTGGGGCCTGGGTGTCAAGCGCGCCGCCGAGGTGGGCAGCCTGCTGGCCGCCCTTGTCCTCGAGACAGCGGGCGGACAGGAGTACTCGGTCGAGACGAGCACCTTCCTGCGCCGTCTGGGAGAGTCCTACGGACCGGCCTGTGAGGCGGAAGTCGCGCCCCATTTGCAGCAGAACTGA